Proteins co-encoded in one bacterium genomic window:
- the rplD gene encoding 50S ribosomal protein L4 — translation MELQVYTKEGKETGRSVKVSDKIFAVEPNEHAVYLAVNAQQTNARQGTRATKTRSEVSGGGKKPWKQKGRGTARSGSSRSPIWRGGGTTHGPQPQEFEFKLPVKVKRLARKSVLSAKVKEDGIRIVEDFSLEQAKTKEVSTVLKSFGLTGARTLLLLPAYDEKFWQASRNLKNLRVHIAKDASTYDLLHCRTLLVMESAIKNLEGTLKS, via the coding sequence ATGGAATTACAGGTTTACACCAAAGAGGGAAAAGAGACCGGCCGCAGCGTCAAGGTTTCGGACAAAATTTTCGCCGTGGAACCGAACGAACATGCGGTGTATTTGGCGGTGAACGCGCAGCAGACCAATGCGCGGCAGGGTACCCGGGCCACCAAGACCCGTTCCGAGGTCTCCGGCGGCGGTAAAAAGCCCTGGAAGCAAAAGGGACGCGGCACCGCGCGCTCCGGTTCCAGCCGCTCGCCGATCTGGCGGGGCGGCGGCACCACCCACGGCCCGCAGCCGCAAGAGTTCGAGTTTAAGCTGCCGGTCAAGGTGAAGCGCCTGGCGCGCAAGTCGGTGTTGTCGGCCAAAGTGAAAGAGGACGGCATCCGCATCGTTGAAGATTTCAGCCTGGAGCAGGCCAAAACCAAAGAGGTGTCGACGGTGCTGAAGAGCTTCGGCCTGACCGGCGCCCGAACCCTGTTGCTGCTGCCGGCCTATGATGAAAAGTTCTGGCAGGCCAGCCGCAACCTGAAAAATCTGCGCGTGCATATTGCCAAGGACGCCTCGACGTATGATCTGTTGCATTGCCGGACGCTGTTGGTCATGGAGAGCGCGATCAAAAATCTGGAGGGTACTCTCAAGTCATGA
- the rplC gene encoding 50S ribosomal protein L3: MRALIGKKIGMTRIFDEAGNMVAATVIEAGPCVVTQVKTQDKDGYIAVQVGFGSKKEKHTNRALRGHYKASGKGPYEVVRELRDLEIDREVKIGDEIKADIFTVGDIVRVTGVSKGLGFQGVVRRHHFNGGPVTHGQSDRLRAPGSLGQSSYPSRVYKGLRMAGRMGGDRVTLRNLRVLKVDTANNLLIIKGAVPGTENGIVLIRK, from the coding sequence ATGCGTGCACTTATCGGCAAAAAAATCGGCATGACCCGGATCTTTGATGAAGCCGGCAACATGGTTGCGGCAACGGTTATCGAAGCCGGTCCCTGCGTGGTGACACAGGTTAAAACCCAGGACAAGGACGGCTATATCGCCGTCCAGGTGGGTTTCGGCAGCAAAAAGGAAAAGCACACCAATCGGGCTTTGCGCGGCCATTACAAGGCTTCCGGCAAAGGACCCTACGAGGTGGTGCGCGAACTGCGCGATCTGGAAATCGATCGCGAAGTCAAGATCGGCGATGAGATCAAGGCCGACATCTTTACCGTGGGCGATATCGTCCGGGTGACCGGCGTGAGCAAAGGGTTGGGCTTTCAGGGCGTGGTGCGCCGACATCATTTCAACGGCGGTCCAGTGACCCATGGCCAGAGCGATCGGCTGCGTGCGCCGGGTTCACTGGGTCAGTCGTCCTATCCTTCGCGCGTATACAAGGGCCTGCGCATGGCCGGCCGCATGGGCGGCGACCGCGTGACCCTGCGCAACCTGCGCGTGCTCAAGGTGGATACGGCCAACAACCTGCTGATCATCAAGGGCGCGGTGCCGGGAACAGAAAACGGGATTGTTTTAATCAGAAAGTAA
- the rpsJ gene encoding 30S ribosomal protein S10: MSGQKLRIKLKAYDHRLIDKSTEKIIKTAKTTGAMIVGPIPLPTSRSVFTVLRSPHVDKKSREQFETRVHKRLIDIHNSSPKTVDALMKLELPAGVDVEIKV, encoded by the coding sequence ATGTCTGGTCAAAAACTCAGAATAAAACTCAAGGCGTACGATCACCGTTTGATCGACAAATCCACTGAAAAGATCATCAAGACGGCCAAGACCACTGGTGCGATGATCGTGGGGCCGATTCCGCTGCCGACGAGCCGTTCGGTGTTCACAGTGTTGCGGTCGCCTCATGTGGATAAAAAGTCGCGCGAGCAGTTTGAGACGCGGGTTCACAAGCGATTGATCGACATTCACAACTCGTCCCCGAAAACGGTGGATGCGCTGATGAAGCTGGAGCTTCCGGCCGGCGTGGATGTGGAGATCAAAGTGTGA
- the tuf gene encoding elongation factor Tu (EF-Tu; promotes GTP-dependent binding of aminoacyl-tRNA to the A-site of ribosomes during protein biosynthesis; when the tRNA anticodon matches the mRNA codon, GTP hydrolysis results; the inactive EF-Tu-GDP leaves the ribosome and release of GDP is promoted by elongation factor Ts; many prokaryotes have two copies of the gene encoding EF-Tu) produces the protein VEMVMPGDNITMEVELITEIAMEDGLRFAIREGGRTVGAGVVTKIVK, from the coding sequence GGTGGAGATGGTGATGCCGGGGGACAACATCACGATGGAAGTGGAACTGATCACCGAGATCGCCATGGAGGACGGTTTGCGGTTTGCCATCCGCGAGGGCGGCCGGACCGTGGGCGCCGGCGTGGTGACCAAGATCGTAAAATAA